In Cicer arietinum cultivar CDC Frontier isolate Library 1 chromosome 7, Cicar.CDCFrontier_v2.0, whole genome shotgun sequence, a single window of DNA contains:
- the LOC101496374 gene encoding uncharacterized protein isoform X2 yields MASWHFLKHLTYTLGAHSTTVLSRRLIRSSSPALSISSSLTFLSKHRHKVSYHCPSHNNNIPIKFRIHTAASSSTALPDKASTPYLSVLIHCPKDNAICITSIYPQEEDINLSISHAFDSIGFKEKPRYEIKAIEEEDWIKRSQESFRPVEVTKGLWVVPEWSTPTDVQATNIILNPGHAFGTGEHASTKLCLLLLHGCIKGGEYILDYGTGSGILAIAALKFGAAFAVGIDVDSQAIESAYQNAALNNIGPDRMQLQLIASENSASLVGDWTSGVVQGENTREIQTVTGNNTYDVVIANILLNPLLENADQIISCAKPGAIIGLSGILSEQVHHILERYSPFLEGIEVSKMDDWACVSGRKSRNLDAC; encoded by the exons ATGGCGTCTTGGCATTTCCTCAAACACCTAACCTACACACTTGGTGCCCATTCCACGACGGTGCTCTCCCGCCGCCTAATTCGCTCATCATCTCCTGCACTATCAATCTCATCTTCACTTACTTTTCTCTCCAAACATCGTCACAAAGTTAGTTACCACTGCCCTTCCCATAATAATAATATCCCAATCAAATTCAGAATTCATACGGCAGCTTCTTCTTCAACCGCTCTACCAGACAAGGCTTCAACTCCCTATCTTTCGGTTCTGATTCACTGTCCTAAAGATAATGCA ATTTGCATTACTTCTATCTATCCACAAGAAGAGGATATAAATTTGAGCATTTCCCATGCATTTGATTCTATTGGTTTCAAGGAGAAACCAAGATACGAAATTAAAGCTATCGAGGAGGAGGACTGGATAAAGAGATCTCAG GAATCGTTTCGTCCAGTAGAAGTTACTAAAGGTCTGTGGGTGGTGCCTGAGTGGAGTACTCCAACT GATGTCCAAGCAACAAATATAATTCTCAATCCTGGTCATGCTTTTGGAACAGGAGAACATGCCAGCACTAAACTTTGTCTATTACTCTTGCATGGTTGTATAAAAGGAGGAGAATACATCCTAGACTATGGCACGGGCTCTGGAATTCTCGCAATTGCAGCTCTTAAG TTCGGTGCTGCCTTCGCAGTTGGAATTGATGTAGATTCACAAGCAATTGAATCAGCATATCAAAATGCTGCCTTGAACAACATTGGACCAGACAGAATGCAACTGCAGCTAATTGCTAGCGAAAATTCTGCATCCTTGGTGGGTGACTGGACATCCGGTGTAGTACAGGGTGAAAACACTCGTGAGATACAAACTGTCACCGGCAACAATACGTATGATGTAGTCATTGCAAATATACTCTTAAATCCTTTATTAGAAAATGCTGATCAAATTATCTCTTGTGCAAAGCCTGGAGCAATTATTGGTCTTTCTGGCATATTATCTGAACAG GTTCATCACATCTTAGAAAGATATTCACCATTCTTAGAAGGAATAGAAGTGTCCAAAATGGACGATTGGGCCTGCGTGAGTGGTAGAAAAAGTAGGAATTTGGATGCATGCTGA
- the LOC101496374 gene encoding uncharacterized protein isoform X1 produces the protein MASWHFLKHLTYTLGAHSTTVLSRRLIRSSSPALSISSSLTFLSKHRHKVSYHCPSHNNNIPIKFRIHTAASSSTALPDKASTPYLSVLIHCPKDNADVLSEALLCFGASSVTMDQNDACQTLDEICITSIYPQEEDINLSISHAFDSIGFKEKPRYEIKAIEEEDWIKRSQESFRPVEVTKGLWVVPEWSTPTDVQATNIILNPGHAFGTGEHASTKLCLLLLHGCIKGGEYILDYGTGSGILAIAALKFGAAFAVGIDVDSQAIESAYQNAALNNIGPDRMQLQLIASENSASLVGDWTSGVVQGENTREIQTVTGNNTYDVVIANILLNPLLENADQIISCAKPGAIIGLSGILSEQVHHILERYSPFLEGIEVSKMDDWACVSGRKSRNLDAC, from the exons ATGGCGTCTTGGCATTTCCTCAAACACCTAACCTACACACTTGGTGCCCATTCCACGACGGTGCTCTCCCGCCGCCTAATTCGCTCATCATCTCCTGCACTATCAATCTCATCTTCACTTACTTTTCTCTCCAAACATCGTCACAAAGTTAGTTACCACTGCCCTTCCCATAATAATAATATCCCAATCAAATTCAGAATTCATACGGCAGCTTCTTCTTCAACCGCTCTACCAGACAAGGCTTCAACTCCCTATCTTTCGGTTCTGATTCACTGTCCTAAAGATAATGCA GATGTGCTTTCAGAAGCACTTTTATGCTTTGGTGCAAGTTCTGTTACCATGGATCAAAATGATGCATGTCAAACACTAGATGAG ATTTGCATTACTTCTATCTATCCACAAGAAGAGGATATAAATTTGAGCATTTCCCATGCATTTGATTCTATTGGTTTCAAGGAGAAACCAAGATACGAAATTAAAGCTATCGAGGAGGAGGACTGGATAAAGAGATCTCAG GAATCGTTTCGTCCAGTAGAAGTTACTAAAGGTCTGTGGGTGGTGCCTGAGTGGAGTACTCCAACT GATGTCCAAGCAACAAATATAATTCTCAATCCTGGTCATGCTTTTGGAACAGGAGAACATGCCAGCACTAAACTTTGTCTATTACTCTTGCATGGTTGTATAAAAGGAGGAGAATACATCCTAGACTATGGCACGGGCTCTGGAATTCTCGCAATTGCAGCTCTTAAG TTCGGTGCTGCCTTCGCAGTTGGAATTGATGTAGATTCACAAGCAATTGAATCAGCATATCAAAATGCTGCCTTGAACAACATTGGACCAGACAGAATGCAACTGCAGCTAATTGCTAGCGAAAATTCTGCATCCTTGGTGGGTGACTGGACATCCGGTGTAGTACAGGGTGAAAACACTCGTGAGATACAAACTGTCACCGGCAACAATACGTATGATGTAGTCATTGCAAATATACTCTTAAATCCTTTATTAGAAAATGCTGATCAAATTATCTCTTGTGCAAAGCCTGGAGCAATTATTGGTCTTTCTGGCATATTATCTGAACAG GTTCATCACATCTTAGAAAGATATTCACCATTCTTAGAAGGAATAGAAGTGTCCAAAATGGACGATTGGGCCTGCGTGAGTGGTAGAAAAAGTAGGAATTTGGATGCATGCTGA